A single Vigna radiata var. radiata cultivar VC1973A chromosome 8, Vradiata_ver6, whole genome shotgun sequence DNA region contains:
- the LOC106772052 gene encoding ammonium transporter 3 member 2: MNFYAWMLFVPLWVTFSYTICAFSIWSTDGWLFKMGLIDYSGGFVIHLSSGIAGFIAASWVGPRTVKDRERFPPNNILLMLAGAGLLWMGWTGFNGGDPYAASIDASLAVLNTHVCTAMSLLTWLFLDILFFGKPSVIGATQGMITGLVCITPAAGVVQGWAAMIMGIMSGSIPWYTMMVLHKEIRVLKQVDDTMAVFHTHAVAGCLGGILAGLFADPDLCRLFYGVEDSVHYTGLVYGIFRGRPKAGFRQMGVQLLGILFVILLNVTTTSIVCFVVKTIVPLRLQEDELEVGDDAVHGEVAYALWGDGERLETATQQLSFEINHQWPTLDLKTSIDAQME, encoded by the exons ATGAACTTCTACGCTTGGATGTTATTCGTTCCACTTTGGGTCACCTTTTCTTACACCATCTGCGCCTTCAGTATATGGAGCACCGATGGATGGTTGTTCAAAATGGGCCTCATTGATTACTCCGGTGGCTTTGTTATTCACCTTTCTTCTGGAATTGCTGGTTTCATCGCAGCATCTTGG GTAGGGCCAAGGACAGTGAAGGATAGAGAAAGGTTTCCTCCAAACAACATACTTCTGATGCTGGCTGGGGCTGGACTACTATGGATGGGGTGGACCGGATTCAACGGTGGAGATCCATACGCAGCCAGCATAGATGCATCTCTGGCCGTTCTTAACACCCATGTCTGCACGGCCATGAGTTTGTTGACTTGGCTTTTCCTTGATATCCTCTTCTTTGGAAAACCTTCAGTGATTGGTGCCACTCAAGGCATGATCACTGGTTTGGTTTGCATCACCCCTGCTGCtg GTGTGGTGCAAGGTTGGGCAGCAATGATAATGGGAATTATGTCAGGAAGCATCCCGTGGTACACAATGATGGTCCTCCACAAAGAGATTAGGGTCCTAAAACAGGTGGATGATACCATGGCAGTTTTCCACACTCATGCAGTGGCTGGTTGCTTAGGTGGTATTTTGGCTGGTTTGTTTGCTGACCCTGACCTTTGCCGTCTCTTCTATGGGGTAGAGGATTCGGTGCACTATACGGGCCTTGTTTATGGCATATTCAGAGGAAGGCCTAAGGCAGGGTTCAGGCAAATGGGGGTTCAGCTTCTTGGCATTCTGTTTGTAATACTTCTGAATGTCACTACAACCAGTATTGTGTGCTTTGTTGTTAAGACCATTGTTCCACTTAGGCTGCAGGAAGATGAGTTGGAAGTTGGAGATGATGCAGTCCATGGTGAGGTTGCATATGCATTGTGGGGTGATGGAGAGAGGCTTGAGACTGCCACTCAGCAGTTGAGTTTTGAGATTAATCATCAATGGCCAACTCTTGATTTAAAAACTTCCATTGATGCACAAATGGAGTGA
- the LOC106772053 gene encoding 2-methyl-6-phytyl-1,4-hydroquinone methyltransferase, chloroplastic → MASLMLSGTEKLTLRTLTGNGLGFTASDFNGKAFPRVSFVATSSARIPNSRSMVLPKCSLSASRPSSQPRFIQHKKEAFWFYRFLSIVYDHVINPGHWTEDMRDEALEPADLNNRNMLVVDVGGGTGFTTLGIVKHVDAKNVTILDQSPHQLAKAKQKEPLKECKIIEGDAEDLPFRTDYADRYVSAGSIEYWPDPQRGIKEAYRVLKLGGKACLIGPVYPTFWLSRFFADVWMLFPKEEEYIDWFQKAGFKDVQLKRIGPKWYRGVRRHGLIMGCSVTGVKPASGDSPLQLGPKEEDVEKPVNPFVFLMRFLLGALAATWFVLVPIYMWLKDQIVPKGQPI, encoded by the exons ATGGCTTCGCTAATGCTCAGTGGAACTGAAAAGCTAACTCTGAGAACCCTAACCGGAAACGGTTTGGGTTTCACGGCTTCAGATTTCAATGGTAAGGCTTTTCCCAGAGTGAGTTTTGTTGCTACTAGCAGTGCTAGAATTCCCAACTCTAGGAGCATGGTGTTGCCCAAGTGTAGTCTCTCGGCTTCCAGGCCATCGTCGCAGCCCAGGTTCATTCAGCACAAGAAAGAGGCGTTTTGGTTCTATAGGTTTCTCTCTATTGTGTATGACCATGTGATTAATCCTGGCCATTGGACCGAGGACATGAGGGACGAAGCCCTTGAACCCGCTGATCTCAATAATAGGAATATgcttgttgttgatgttggtgGTGGCACGGGTTTCACCACTCTGGGAATTGTGAAGCATGTCGATGCCAAAAATGTCACCATCCTTGACCAGTCACCCCACCAGCTTGCTAAGGCCAAGCAGAAGGAACCACTCAAGGAATGCAAGATAATCGAAGGGGATGCTGAGGATCTTCCCTTTCGAACTGATTATGCCGATAGATATGTATCTGCCGGAAG TATTGAGTATTGGCCGGATCCGCAGCGCGGCATCAAGGAAGCTTATAGAGTTTTGAAACTTGGAGGCAAGGCGTGTCTAATTGGTCCTGTGTACCCAACATTTTGGTTGTCTCGTTTCTTTGCAGATGTTTGGATGCTCTTTCCCAAGGAAGAGGAGTATATTGACTGGTTTCAAAAGGCAGGGTTTAAGGATGTCCAACTGAAAAGGATTGGCCCAAAATGGTATCGTGGAGTTCGCCGTCATGGCTTGATTATGGGTTGTTCTGTGACCGGTGTTAAACCTGCATCTGGGGATTCTCCTTTGCAG CTTGGTCCAAAGGAAGAAGATGTTGAAAAGCCCGTCAATCCATTTGTCTTCTTAATGCGCTTTCTTTTGGGTGCCTTGGCAGCTACATGGTTTGTGTTGGTTCCTATTTACATGTGGCTCAAAGATCAAATTGTTCCCAAAGGTCAGCCAATCTAA